A genomic window from Solanum stenotomum isolate F172 chromosome 10, ASM1918654v1, whole genome shotgun sequence includes:
- the LOC125842913 gene encoding EG45-like domain containing protein, with protein sequence MRIVNIGVMMSLLLLEVSLVLGDIGTATSYHPPYTPTRCNGNRADQFPSGNLFVAVSEGLWDNGAACGRRYRLRCLSGSGYRPCKGGTIDVRVVDYCNKRPCPSTIALSADAFSQISPTPKSKINIEYIQYV encoded by the exons ATGAGAATTGTAAACATAGGTGTCATGATGAGCTTATTGTTGCTTGAAGTTAGTCTAGTCCTTGGGGATATAGGCACTGCAACATCTTATCATCCTCCTTATACAC CAACAAGATGCAATGGGAACAGAGCAGATCAGTTTCCATCAGGTAATTTGTTTGTGGCAGTAAGTGAAGGGCTATGGGATAACGGGGCAGCGTGTGGGCGGCGTTACAGACTGAGATGCTTAAGTGGAAGTGGTTATAGGCCATGCAAGGGTGGCACTATTGATGTTAGGGTGGTCGATTACTGCAATAAACGCCCATGCCCATCAACCATTGCTCTCTCAGCTGATGCTTTTTCACAAATATCTCCTACTCCTAAGTCGAAAATTAACATCGAATACATCCAGTACGTTTAa